In Thermotomaculum hydrothermale, a single genomic region encodes these proteins:
- a CDS encoding thioredoxin family protein — translation MIELKVLGTGCPKCRLLEERAIKAVEELGIPYELKKVTDIREIMSHGVMMTPALVVNGEVKFVGHVPMVKKIQEVLKETGV, via the coding sequence ATGATTGAGTTAAAAGTTTTAGGGACAGGATGTCCTAAATGTCGCCTTTTAGAAGAGAGGGCTATTAAAGCGGTTGAGGAGTTGGGCATCCCCTATGAGTTAAAAAAGGTTACAGATATTCGGGAAATTATGAGTCACGGTGTTATGATGACTCCCGCGCTTGTGGTTAATGGTGAGGTGAAATTTGTTGGGCATGTGCCTATGGTTAAAAAAATTCAGGAAGTTCTAAAAGAAACGGGAGTTTAA